The following DNA comes from Cucumis sativus cultivar 9930 chromosome 7, Cucumber_9930_V3, whole genome shotgun sequence.
TTGATAATATGAAGACTATACagttgatttgttttttttgtaggGGCTACTGCTATGGACCAACATCATTTGGGTTTGgttagagaaagaaatggaacCAGCCATAATCAATTTAGGTGTTGAAGTGAGAGAGATATAATTCAAAGTCTGGTATCCAACTAACTTTTTTGTCTCTGGCTGAAGAATCATTTTGCCAGCTTGTTGTGTGATTAAGTGGTAGGAAGTAGGCACAATGTTGATCTTTTTTGGATCATTTTGCCATGGTTCCTTGCACTTTTACATTTGTTTGATTCATGATCATCTTTTTTAGAGACAAAAACAGTagtcttttttccattttgtattatgaaagttttttgctgattttttttccttttacatgTTTAGAAGGAAACACAACCATTAAGAAAGTTGACAGCTACGAAATGTTTACGATATTGCgagatacaaaaaacaatagttaaaagtcaccctaaatcaattcatttcagttaaacatttgaatttaagaacctgcgagatgtctgcgagatgtttgcgagatgtcCGAGAaatgtttgcgagataaaataataataataataacttgctaacatcatttgaaacatctctaaaacaaccctaaatcaacttgaaacaattaaaaattatatttgatttatacgtttaagatgcaaatatatatacatataacacaacacgattcagattaaaaaaataaataaataaaacaaaccacgGTGCGTGAGATGTTCGCCGGAGTAGAGGATGAACGACACCGGAGTAAAGCagaaaattgacaaacttttgagagaggagaagaactgcaaatagattttttttttttttttttccctttacgTACTCTACATTGAAGAGAGAGATGTTGGAAGAGAAGAGCAAATgtgaagtaaaattaaataagggtattttcgtcatttcactctaaatttgtcctaaatctcaacttttttactaTCAATcttaaaactctttttctaccccatttttggcaATTCCCAAAAAACTTTagaaacttatttttgtttattacaaTTTGAACTACGgttaacaatatataataacttgGGTTTGAAATGCACATTATTTTAGTAACAATACGTATGTAACGTCCAAATTTaggaaagaaatatttagatCAAACCTAAATGAGAGAAATACACAActctaacaaaatatatttactttaaGATAATCTAACGTTAAAACCTTGTCTATATACCAGGTGAAGCTCAAAGTGTCCattgttttgttgttgtaGTTGATCCCAAACAAGGTAAAGACAACCACAAGATATTCTCTACTGTTTTCTTGGACTTATAATTAGTTTGTAAGAACTAAAATGTTTGTTGAATTGAGATAGTTTTTTTTGGTGAGATTTGCTTAATACTCACTAAATTTGAGTAAATGACTTTAAACCTTCGTCAAAATTAATCCCCGCCTACTTATAAGTCATGCAAGTGGTGCATAAACTCACAATAGTCCATTCAAGATGAACAATTGGATACATCCACTTAGTTgatctttaatttttccactatcaaattattacataattatatgaattttgtaatttatttggccttaaattaattagttttcaatataattatataatatcaaattataaaataataaatattttaattaattataatttaatatccaatattaaaatattattttatctatttatttggGTCAATCAAatctatttaaatatcatttctctctcaatttGTAACTATTAATCATATCTACTATTATTAAAGATTCTATCTCTAATTCAATTCGAACGAATCCAATTTTTTGATTGcaatgttttaagtttaatttccTAACAGCTAGTAGGGTTTTACAAATTATGATCTCGAATGATCTAGATTTACCAGctaaactattatatataatctagTAACCAACATTCGTTAAGTAACAAAACTGTCTACAACAGCTCATAACTACACTCTCCTCACTgtagatatttatatatttgcatccatttgatataaccatgattagTCAATCAACCATTCACATGTTCATAATTTTGGTTAGGTCAAACTATTGTTTTACCTccgaaattatattttgttcctTAAGCCTCAGTTGATCCTCTAATGAAATATTGGTTTGTGGTCCAATCATTAAACTGAGTCCCTCTTAGGCCAATGAGAGGGCGAAACCCCTTGTTTAAGATCTAGAGTCAGCACTTAAGAGAACATCATTTCTACATTCCCTAGATGCAAATTGAAGTTAATCCCATTTTGCACCATATGTCCCCAATTACATAGGTTTGATTACTTTTGGAATAAGAGGTCTATTGGGCTAACGCTGACGAGTTgtcctcacctatgcagatctatAGATAATCCAAGTAAagaggagttcatagttagtttataatttaaatcaaggtaacctaggtcatcaaagttgaaatagtcagttttaaacaataaacggtgttataatgtaaaagtgactatttcatggtccgatcttatgcaaactcttTTACATAGAATACCTCCCCTTGCACGTCTCTGTATGAGCGATTTGGAATTATTTCACATATACTAAATGAAAAGTGGGTTAGATCCCTTGTGTTCCCATAATAAGGCATTCAATTTTATTCCTATACTATAAGTCATTTAGATTATTTACTCGAATTTGATCCACATTTATGTCACTTCATAGAGTTCAAGTACTCTATTGTAGTCAATAAatcttagtttattgaattttagtttgtaaCGAGCAAATCTCTTATTTAAGAACAATaattcaataacaactttattgaatattagAACAATTTATACTCACAATCAAgagttttagaacataaaactAACAACCGGATATTAGCTTGAAACTATCTAACATAATAGAACATGATATTGTAACTAGGTAGAGCCCaatatttacttttgaaaCCCAATTAAAAGTTGACTGgcattgtttaaataaaagacCTACTAAGTATGAATACAGTTTATAGCTAACCTCCCTTTCCCTTACTAGAACAAACATTTATGATGTTTGAGGTGGGatgttcaaaattttgtacAACACTTTTGTTGCAATAAaatctccaaaaaaaaaaaaaaaaccagactttgtttgataatcattgttgtttcttgtttttttggaaaaaagaaatgtaaacataatttttttatattaatttattgtttcgTGTTActtgtgttattttttaaaaaatattttaacttatttttagtttaaatataatttagttatgtaaaaagtaaaatatatatatataatttattaaaatatgaaaagcattttcacaaatagcaaaatattgaaactatctacaaaatataggaaaattcATCGAACTCTCTCGAGcctatttgaaaattttgctatattttgtaaataatttcatttttttgtgcTATTCATgataattttccaaaaaataatcataaaatacACATAAGTCTTGTTGCAAAATTAATAACCATAATAcaatagtttttattaattataaacggttaaaatttgatttgaaatatgattgttcattcaatttatttctcctaaattatttaaattcaactcaattatattattacataaataatgtggttgtaaaatattaaagataatccagtaagaaaattatataactcAATTATATTGTTACATAAATACAatgtttgtaaaatattaaagataatctagtgagaaaattatataactcaattatattattaccAAATAGGGtggttataaaatattaaagataatatagtgaaaaaattatataaggTAAATTTCTAACTAATTTGAATGatactataaataataaattttatttaaaataacatataaacgaattttgaaaattgaaaaattgaaaaaatttaaataaacatcCAGACAATTTAAATTGAGAAgatcaatataatatataaatttataataaatatagctagatagaaagaaaattttaaaattagatctaaattttgaaaatcaaataagattgtttgacaaattaaaataatatattttataaaagtttatttattaaaataacatatttagaagaaatttttaaaaaacaaatttatatataaaaacgtCTAACCAAATATTAACCAAATattaagtgtttaaattttaaactcatttagaaaaaagtatttaaaaaaatgtattattaaaaaacattacgttcgattgaaaatttaaaattaaattaaaatataattataaaaaattagtagaagaaaaaataaaaacaaattaaaaaatattaaacatacatagaaaagattaaaaaaagaaaaaaagaaaaaaagaagttaaaaattattaaacatataaatacgAAAagataagtaaataaaaaaagagttaaaacatataaaaaagaaagaaaaatcttcaTATCTCTCCACCAATAAGttaagagatttgattttaagatataaaaaaaataaaataaaatgagaacagaactagttttatttttgttcaattttaaatttaaagcgCCTCCCAAATGGAAATTGCAGCCAAACAAGCAGCTTCCAGAATACGATACACCGACTTCCAAATAGTCGCTCTAACTTCAAACcattcctctctctctttgcCAAAACCCTACTTTCaaacttgaagaaaacaaacaaaattggaaCACAAAATTGATCTAAACCCTAATCTTCCAACAATGTCCCCTCTCATTTTCCGATCCCGATTCTTTTCCCTTCTGAAGAATCGCCATGGCCGTCTTATGAGCTCCGACCTCGCTTCAACCCCTTCCAAAGATGCCCTCAATGCCTCTCAGAAGCTCGTCTCCGATCAGATTCCACCTGATGCTCAAACCACTTCTgctacttcttcttcttcttcctctagTAAGCCCTGGAATTTCTTCAAGTATAGTTTGATTGGTGCTCTCACAGGTGCAACTGCGGTTGCTGGTTACGCCAGTTATGGTATTTTGTCCCTTCCTTCTTTATAACTCCTTATCTCTCGTTTAGCATGATGCTATTTGATCTGgtttctatttgattttatttcatgAATGGATTGGAGTTACGAGCTGTTGATTTGTTTTTCAGCCTATAGTTATGATGAAATTGAGGAGAAGGCGAAAACTTTACGTCGTTCTGCTAGTCATACATCGAGGAaagtttaaatgaaatatttaaactttccCTAACGTCGGGTGGAGTGACGTTgcaaaaagtttaataataattattgtttaaactTTCTCCAACGTGAAACCTGCCACACATCGTGGAAAGTGTACATATTGAAGTGACAATGGTCACCTTTCCCTAACGTGTGGCAGGGGACACGTTGAGGAAAGTTTAAATGATACAgacactttatttatttaaataataaataatgaatttattaCTTAAACCTTCTACGACGTGTGTACTACAGACGTAGGCAAAAGGTACATTTCTAGATATTTTCGAAGACGTCGGAGAAAGTCCACACTATTTATTCTACCTTCAAAACACAGAATAgaatgcaaaaagaaaatgaacccAAAACCGACcaagagagagggagagtaGGAGAGTTGTGCTGCCGTCATCGTTCGTCTTTGCCGCCACCACTGTTGGAAGCgtcctcttttcttctctttttctttttcatttcaaatttttcacTTCACTGTACCCTTTCAAATCATAGCATAGCTAGAATCCAGAGCACCGCAAAATGTGTTTATGAATCCGCATTGAAacacaaagttaaaaaaaaaaaaaaaaacccacaaagaAACTACAAGAATAATAGAAGTATGCAATTGAAACAGAACGTAACAAGCTAGAAGAAgtagatgatgatgatgaaaaacaaagaaaagaaaacaaagtttagGCTTTTCACAATGTCACGTCGGGGAAGGGTTCCACGTTGTGATGTCGCGAAAACCCTTTCCCGACGTGCTGACAATGTGCGTCGGTGAGCGTTTCCCCATCATCAACATGATCTTCGTCAGGGAAAGTATCCCTAACGTACATGTCAACGTTGGggtaaatgaataaaatggATTCTTGCAACTCTCTCGTGTGgtaaatgaataaatggacgtcattttcaaaaccaatatatatataaaaaaaaaagtaaattctATTCCAAAAGTGAgtcttctcttctctctttcatccaattaatattataatttgtaaatacaaCAACGTAACACCCATTTGGAAGAATGAAAAGCAATATGGAGGAGGGAATTGTCTTTCAATAATTGCAGTCTAATTCCATGATCTATAACTTACATATAACATTCTACTACGTTCTTCCACAACTTTCCCACATCTCTTACCTaacaatatattcaaattttgcctTTTACAAACACTCAAAACTTTCTTTACACTcactatttatttcttttttttaaacccttaattaaaaactatattttttacaaaaaaaatatttacaatttacaaattatagtaAATTGTATTATCTATTAAACTCTTATTACTGATATCGATAGATTGTTACTCGTGtttactatcaaatttaaaattttacttattttataaatatttttattcatttggttatatttagaaatgtttctaagtttattttttgaataaatatgcgcatcaaacttaaaattttagttgatttattaattaaataagaaaataatatttttttaaaaagatgatTTTGGTTCTTTGTGAACTATTTTGTGAACCAAACTCCTATAGGAAAGATATCCCTCATGTTTCATATGGgagatacaaaaaatatacttgtttgttttttttttttttttttgagattttcgGTTTTTTCAAGTattctcattttgttttttcgaGCATGTTTTGTTCCATATTTTGAACATAATCAAAAGGgtgtgaaaattttgatcgGCTTCTAGTGCATATCTGATCAAGATAAACGAGTTTGGATTGTTTTATTCTAAGGCACTGTGGAAATTTTTCAAACTACTTGCACACCAGGCATAGCCGTGAAATGTCTTAAAAAGAGTGTGATCCACAACTAAATCTTTTACGAGCTTCtattttctaagttttgtTCGTAGCTTCTGTTTTCTGATTTTCATTCCCATTATCATGGAGCTAATTTGGAATTTTGGTTCTTCTGTTATTGTTGCATTCTTGTACTCAGTTTCTATGTGATTGTAATTGATCCAACATAACTTATGTTTTGAAAGAACATAGTAGGTTCAAACTACAATAAAATACACTCAAAACCCAAGTAAATGTTATATTTCTCAGACAAGAttcatatatgaaaattttgaaaaattttgaactaaacACTCATGATCCTCACATCatttctcaattaattaatgacaAAGCTTCACACTACAAGAAAGACATTATATCTCAAAGCTTCTTTAGCATGTCGAGAGATAGGGTCTCTTCGGTGTCATGACATGAGCGTCGAAAGACCTTTAATAACTGACAAGTATATGTGATATAGagtttcatatttaaatgtgatttaaatattgataaaatgaatgTGAACTCATATTCGGAAGCTCATAATTGATGAAAAtggtcaaagttgtaaaaagttaaaatgttgacttttgactttgaaaagtcaaactttgattgactttatattcaaatgtgatttgaattttagaaaaataaatgtgaaTTCATACTCGGGAGATCAAAATTAGTCTATACAGATAAAATGGTAAGAAGTTaaagtttgactttgactTGAATGGTCAAATGACCATATTGCTTTTCGACTAAAGTTAGtggaaaaatccaacattttgttggataatcccactaacacTGAGTGGGATAAGTGGCTACATGAGATATAAACACCTAACCTACTAAGTTCTACTAATGATTAGTGGAATTTTAGGTGTTAGAGATGTGGTGaactaattacatgcatttttgtaTGTAACTAGGTTATTTAAAgggattatttcaaatattagaagacttttgtcaattttgataatttttatttttaaaaaaattatactaaattgatatttgtctCCCAGATTTCAAACCTAAGTTCTTCCTCCATTTTCCACTTCTCTCTAAAATTTCTTCACTTATCGGGTCCCTCCCACCACCCAGTTCTAAGTCTGAAGAATAGTAGGTAATctctagtggtggtctcgtATTCGTGTTCGTGAGGAGATATCAAGGAATCAAGAAGGTATGAAGGTATGTTCTCTTTTAACCCTAATTTCATTTAGTTAGGattttatatgtaaatatCTAAATTGTTTAGATGTAATTAGAGTAAATTTGATCTTGTTTTTTGCTGCATGTGTCTCATGTTCtatcaatatatatgtataaaaccTAAATCCTTAATAGCGTCTTCGTCTTCGATCTTTCCTAGCCTCACATAGTGGCACGTCTACTTCATGCCTCTCCACCTTGCCCCCCTCCGCCAGCAGCCTCTCTTCCAGTCTCATTGTCTCTTCGCCATTCCCAAAAAAGTTTGTCATCTTGCCTTACTTTTTTGCAGTTTGCACTCACAGTCGCCTCCTCCAAACTTAGGttactcttctttctttctacctttttcctttacttgaaattattattttgttatttcaaaaaaatttgattcatttagatctttataattaattgttttttgtgAGCtctctaaaattataaaaacatggTTGGCACTTGGTAACTTTTTTCACATTCTTGTTGGTTGAGAAAAggaacataaattatatttcataattattaatttcaatttatacacTATATATCttcatccttctttttctttgattctcTACTCctatttctctatttataaagAACTTCGATAAAAGTTGCCTTTCTACCTTTGCGTTGCTGATTTACAAATGATAAACATGTAGTACAAGTTTTTATATCGCTTGTCCAAGTGTAAGCAAAACGATAGGTTTTCTAAGTAAGCTAGTGTCAAACACaaaaaactatcaaatctTAGTTCTAAGATCTACTTCTCATTTAAGCGATATACAATTCTATATAGTATAAAGtaaatgtgtgtatgtgtattAAAAACTACTATTTATACTAGAGATTCTGTAAAAGATGATTAGAAATGGGGGAAGTGTGGAAAGTGGACTAATCTTGTATTGAGAAAGTGTGAAGGAAAGTCTCTTTGTTATAGGAAAATAAGTCATGCAGTAGTCTTTGACGGGATAAAgatcaattaattatcttcTAATTAAGGTGAACACCTCTCAGTGCCTAAACACCATACTTACTCACCTCTTGGGTTTCAAATGATAAAGATAAATTACTTGATAACTATCTAGATATCATCACTTGTAGGGTCATAAAGGGTGACAACCTCTCAGCGTCGTGTTACCACACTTGTTCTTCTTTCAGGACACAAGTCATGGAGGTTTAATCACCACATGATGAAGTTTGTCTCCAAACTCCTTTATGTGTGTGTTTAGTTATGTTCTTGCTACTTACTCTCTCGAGCAGTTGGTGAAAAATACTGGCCAAGCGATGGAGTAAAGCTCAGTTAAACGCGATGAACCTTATAAGCAAGATctcttatcaagaacttatcacgAGTCTAAACTACTTATAACACTTCAACAGATgaacaataaagaaatgataGATTGAAAGGAAATAAAGTTACAATGTCTTAAAGAATGTAGG
Coding sequences within:
- the LOC116405049 gene encoding mitochondrial import inner membrane translocase subunit TIM50-like isoform X2, which codes for MSPLIFRSRFFSLLKNRHGRLMSSDLASTPSKDALNASQKLVSDQIPPDAQTTSATSSSSSSSKPWNFFKYSLIGALTGATAVAGYASYAYSYDEIEEKAKTLRRSASHTSRKV
- the LOC116405049 gene encoding mitochondrial import inner membrane translocase subunit TIM50-like isoform X1, whose amino-acid sequence is MSPLIFRSRFFSLLKNRHGRLMSSDLASTPSKDALNASQKLVSDQIPPDAQTTSATSSSSSSSKPWNFFKYSLIGALTGATAVAGYASYDFKPKFFLHFPLLSKISSLIGSLPPPSSKSEE